The window AAGTTCAGGGTTCCCGGACGAGCAACAGCAATACCGTCACAGATGGTGGGCTGAACCTCGACATTGACGGGCTCACCTGCTGCCAGAGAGGGAGGATAGGCCGCAGCGTTCTCTGCCTGCACACCAATGATGCGCACGGTGCGACCCAGAGTCGCAGCCTTCTGCTTCACTGCAGAGGCAACACCGGAGATGAGGCCGCCGCCACCGATAGGAACAATGATGGTGTCCACGTCGGGGACTTCGTCCAAGATTTCCAGGCCCAGAGTTCCCTGACCGGTGATGACGTGCTCGTGGTCGAAGGGCGCAATAAAGATGGCGCCGGTTTCTGCCGCACGCTCCTTGGCAGCCTTGAGCGACTCATTGAAGATGTTTCCAGCCAGAACAACCTCAGCACCGTATTCACGGGTTGCTTCGAGCTTGGGCAGGGCAACACCGAGAGGCATGAAGATGGTGGCTTTGATTCCTAGTTCACGGGCAGCGAGGGCCACACCCTGTGCATGGTTGCCAGCAGATGCTGCGATGACACCTTTGGCACGCTCGTCGGGGGTGAGCTGAGACAGACGGTTATAGGCGCCTCGGAGCTTGTAGCTTCCGGTGCGCTGCAGGTTTTCACACTTGAGAAAGACTTCGGAGCCCAGCAGGCTACTGAGGTAGCGAGAGGTTTCCATCGGAGTGGACTGTGCCACCTTGGCCACGGTGGCGCGGGCGGCCTCAAACTCGTCCAGAGTGGGGCCAGCAACGTGCTTCGAGGTCATAACCAAATCTTAGGGCACTAGAACTTTCCACCCATTTCGTGGAGACGCTCGATGCGCTCCGCGATGGGTGGGTGGGTTGAGAGCATGCGCTCTGCTAGACTTGGCTTTTCTGGGTCTGCAATCCACATGTGTGCCATGCTCGAGCTCTGCTTTTGCATGGGGCGACCATAGGCACCCAGCTTCTGCAGGGCACTAGCTAAAGCCTCGGGGTGACGGGTGGTGAGTGCTCCCGTGGCATCTGCGAGGTATTCACGCTGGCGGGAAATGGCTAATTGCACCATGGTGGCCACCAGCGGGGCAATGATCATGGCAACCAGGCCAAAGATCATCACGACCGGGTTACCTCCCCCACCGTTGTCGTCTCGGCGGTTGCCGGCAAAGAACGACATCCGAACGAGCATGTCGGCCAGGAAGCCGACGGCGACAACAAGCCCAAACACAATCATGGAGACGCGGATGTCATAGTTGCGCACGTGACCAAGCTCATGAGCCATGATGCCCTCGAGCTCAGCGTCATCCATCAGATCAAGCAAGCCCGATGTGGCCGCAACTGAGGCATGCTGGGGGTCACGGCCCGTGGCAAAAGCATTGGGGGCTTGGTCGTTGATGATGTAAACCTTGGGCATGGGAGTTCCTGTGGCAATGCAGAGGTTCTCCACAATGCGGAACAACCGCGGGTTGTCTGCCTTCTGAATCTCGATGGCTCCTGCCATCGAGAGCGCCTGTGAACTAGCGAGGTAGTACTGGAAGAAGGCATAGGCGGCAGCAATCACCACTGTGAAAATGGCGATATTGATATCGCCATACATATAGGCAGCGAACCACCCCAAACCGCCAATGATCACGAGGAACACCAACATGATGAAGATGGTGTTGCGCTTATTCGCGGCGATTGCGGAATACATAGAGCTCTAGCTCTCAGGAGTTCTGATTAGAACTGAATACGTGGAGGCTCGGCGATAGCTGCAGCATCTGCAACATCGAAGAAGTCGCGCTTGTCGAACTTCAGCTTGTTTGCCCACATGTTGTTGGGGAAGGTGAGGATCTTGGTGTTGAACTCACGAACGCCACCGTTGTAGAAACGGCGTGCTGCCTGAATCTTGTCTTCGGTGTCGACAAGCTCACCTTGGAGCTGGAGAAAGTTCTCACTGGCGTGCAGCTGGGGGTAGGCCTCTGCAACAGCGAAGATGCTCTTCAGAGCTGCCTGCATGTGGCCTTCAGCTTCTGCCGCAGCAGCTGGGGTGCTGGCCGAGAGTGACTCTGCACGTGCTTTGGTGACGGCTTCGAAGACGCCCTTTTCGTGGGCGGCATAACCCTTGACTGTTTCAATCAGGTTGGGAATCAAGTCTGCTCGGCGCTTGAGCTGTACCGTGATGTCGCTCCATGCCTCATCCACGCGCACGTTAAGGGTAACCAGTGCGTTATAGGTCGACCAGAGGTAAATGCCAACGATGGCGGCGACAACGACAATGAGTCCAAGTACGGGGAGCAGTACATCCATGTGTTCCATGTTACGACCAGAAAGCTGGATGTCTGCCGAGAGAATCGTGAATACTTTCGTCCTTTTTGCCCCGAACGAATCTCACTAGGCTGGAGCAATGTCTTCCCCGCGTTCACGAAGAATTCACCCTGCCTGGATTGTGGCAGCAGTAGGATTCCTCGCACTCGTGGGCGCTGCCGGATTCCGAGCCGCACCAAGTGTGATGATGGTTCCCTTGGAACAAGAATTCGGCTGGAACCGCACCACTATTTCGACCGCCATCGGACTCAATATCTTGCTCTATGGCTTGATGGCGCCGTTCGCTGCCGCGCTGATGGCGCGCTTTGGTATGCGGAAGGTTTCTGCGTTCGCGCTGATCATGATTGCCTCCGGAAGCGCCTTGAGCACTTTGGTGGTGAGCCCGTGGATGCTCATGATGACCTGGGGTGTCATGATTGGCCTGGGCACGGGCTCGATGGCGATGGTCTTTGCTGCCACGATTACTAACACCTGGTTCTACGCTCGCAAAGGCTTGGTCTCAGGTGTGCTTTCCGCTGGAAGCGCGACCGGTCAGTTGGTTTTCCTCTCCACCTATGCCGGCTTGGTCGAAACTAACGGTTGGCGCTTCGTTTCGATTGTGGTTTCCCTTTCTGCTTTAGCGGTAGTTCCTCTCGTTCTCATTTTCATGAAGGACTCCCCTGCCAAGCTGGGCATTCTTCGCTTTGGCGAAACACCAGAGATTGCCGCCAAGGTCGCTTCTGATGCTGCCCAGAACCCGGCACCCACTAACCCTGCAAAGAATGCTCAGGTCACGCTTGTTGACGCATCCAAGAACAAGACCTTCTGGGCTCTAGCTATTGGCTTTGCCATTTGTGGTGCCACAACTAATGGCTTGATTGGCGCCCACTTCATTCCTTCAGCTCACGACCACGGCATGCCCGAAACCACGGCCGCTGGATTGTTGGCCGTGGTGGGCATTTTCGATGTGTTCGGAACGATTGCCTCGGGTTGGCTGACTGACCGCGTCAACCCTCGCCTACTGCTGGCGCTGTACTACTTTGGCCGTGGCATCGCACTAATGCTTTTGCCCGTGCTCCTCTCTGATGCCATTCACCCCAGCCTGATTCTTTTTGTCGTGATCTATGGCCTGGACTGGGTGGCCACCGTTCCACCCACCATTGCCATTTGTAATGAAGTATTTGGAAAGAAAGGCCCTGTCGTCTTTGGTTGGGTCTTTGCCTCGCACCAGGTTGGTGCTTCTATCGCCGCATTGGCAGCCGGTGTTATCCGTGACCAAACCGGTGAATACACCCTGGCTTGGTTTGGTGCTGCGGCATTATGTGCTGTGGCAGCGTGGATCAGCTTCCGTATTCGCAATGCACCTGCACCTGTCTCCTAACGCATATTCAGGCATAAATCGGTCAGGAAGTTTCCGTCTTGTACCCCACGGGAATACACTTTTCTCAACCCGTTAAGAGACGAACGGGCCAGAGACAATGGAGTCCCTCCTCATGCCCTATTCCCCCGACCTTGTTGACGCTGCACGCGCGCAGCTCCAGGGACTTATTGGCACGACAACTCGTGGTGCTCAGGACCTGCTTGATCGCTTCGATCGCTGGGGTGGTGACCTGGTCGAGGCACTTGCCGAGATCTATCCGATAGAGACCGCTCTGCCCCAACTCATTGAAGTGATGGCAGCTGCCCACCTGCAGCGCGATGAGTCTTTACAGCAGCGTGACCGCGAGCGCGTGCTGGAACAAGACTGGTTCCAAAGCCCCGAAACTATTGGCTATGTGGCCTATGCGGATTTGTTTGCCAAGAATCTCAAAGGCATAGCTAAACGCATTCCCTATCTTGAAAACCTTGGTGTGACCTACCTGCACCTTCTTCCCATCTTGAAGCCACGCCCTGGTGCCAACGACGGTGGCTACGCCGTTATGGATTACCGCGCACTGCGCGAAGACTTGGGTTCCATGAAGGAGCTGCGCTCCACGGCAGACAAACTGCATGACTCAGGCATTTCTCTCACCCTCGACCTGGTGCTCAACCACGTTGCGCAGGAGCACGAGTGGGCAGAGAAAGCTCGTGCCGGGGATCCTGCCTACCGCGACTACTTCTATGTCTATCCCGACCGCACCATCCCTGATGAGTTCGAGAAGAGTTTGCTCGAAGTTTTCCCCGACTTCGCCCCTGGCAACTTCACCTGGGATGAGCAGCTGGGCGGCTGGGTCTGGACCACCTTCAACTCCTACCAATGGGATGTGAACTGGTCGAACCCTGCTGTGTTCTGCGAATACGCCGACATCATTGCCAACCTGGCTAACCACGGTGTTGACTGCATACGTCTTGATGCCATTGCGTTTATGTGGAAGCGCATGGGCACTATCTGCCAGGGTGAGCCCGAGGTTCACGTGATC of the Aurantimicrobium photophilum genome contains:
- a CDS encoding MFS transporter, with translation MSSPRSRRIHPAWIVAAVGFLALVGAAGFRAAPSVMMVPLEQEFGWNRTTISTAIGLNILLYGLMAPFAAALMARFGMRKVSAFALIMIASGSALSTLVVSPWMLMMTWGVMIGLGTGSMAMVFAATITNTWFYARKGLVSGVLSAGSATGQLVFLSTYAGLVETNGWRFVSIVVSLSALAVVPLVLIFMKDSPAKLGILRFGETPEIAAKVASDAAQNPAPTNPAKNAQVTLVDASKNKTFWALAIGFAICGATTNGLIGAHFIPSAHDHGMPETTAAGLLAVVGIFDVFGTIASGWLTDRVNPRLLLALYYFGRGIALMLLPVLLSDAIHPSLILFVVIYGLDWVATVPPTIAICNEVFGKKGPVVFGWVFASHQVGASIAALAAGVIRDQTGEYTLAWFGAAALCAVAAWISFRIRNAPAPVS
- the ilvA gene encoding threonine ammonia-lyase, with product MTSKHVAGPTLDEFEAARATVAKVAQSTPMETSRYLSSLLGSEVFLKCENLQRTGSYKLRGAYNRLSQLTPDERAKGVIAASAGNHAQGVALAARELGIKATIFMPLGVALPKLEATREYGAEVVLAGNIFNESLKAAKERAAETGAIFIAPFDHEHVITGQGTLGLEILDEVPDVDTIIVPIGGGGLISGVASAVKQKAATLGRTVRIIGVQAENAAAYPPSLAAGEPVNVEVQPTICDGIAVARPGTLNFDIIKDTVDEVVTVSDDDTARALVMLLERAKLVVEPAGAVGVAAIMAKKIKKSGKTVAILSGGNIDPLLLQRIVGHGLAASERYLKLRVMLPDRPGQLARTAEIVSEQNANVVEVLHTRHGRGLQISEVELELHIETRGKEHRKQVVKALRDEGYKVRISDDI
- a CDS encoding M48 family metalloprotease, which gives rise to MYSAIAANKRNTIFIMLVFLVIIGGLGWFAAYMYGDINIAIFTVVIAAAYAFFQYYLASSQALSMAGAIEIQKADNPRLFRIVENLCIATGTPMPKVYIINDQAPNAFATGRDPQHASVAATSGLLDLMDDAELEGIMAHELGHVRNYDIRVSMIVFGLVVAVGFLADMLVRMSFFAGNRRDDNGGGGNPVVMIFGLVAMIIAPLVATMVQLAISRQREYLADATGALTTRHPEALASALQKLGAYGRPMQKQSSSMAHMWIADPEKPSLAERMLSTHPPIAERIERLHEMGGKF
- a CDS encoding LemA family protein, translating into MDVLLPVLGLIVVVAAIVGIYLWSTYNALVTLNVRVDEAWSDITVQLKRRADLIPNLIETVKGYAAHEKGVFEAVTKARAESLSASTPAAAAEAEGHMQAALKSIFAVAEAYPQLHASENFLQLQGELVDTEDKIQAARRFYNGGVREFNTKILTFPNNMWANKLKFDKRDFFDVADAAAIAEPPRIQF